ACCATTTACCGTGATCGGTGTTTTGAAAGAGAAGGGTCAGAGCGGCATGGGCGGCGACCAGGATGATGTCGTGCTCGCTCCATCTAAAACCGTGCTCTATCGCCTCAAAGGTGGTCAATATATCGACATGATCTATGTGAGCGCTATTTCCAAAGATCAAATTTATGCAGCGCAAACGGAATTGACCACCATCATGCGAGCGGCGCATCGGCTGCAGGAAGGAGAGGATAATGACTTTGACATCCGCAATCAGGCAGATATTATCAGCATGGCTTCCTCAACATCCAAAACGCTGACGATTTTGTTAGGCTCGATTGCGGCGGTGTCGTTGATCGTCGGTGGCATTGGTATCATGAACATCATGCTCGTTTCGGTGACCGAGCGCACCAGGGAAATTGGGATTCGTTTGGCAGTCGGCGCCCGCAGCAGCGACATCCTCACGCAATTTCTGTCCGAGTCGATCGTATTAAGCCTGATCGGCGGCATCATCGGCACACTGCTGGCATTTGTCGTTACTTTTCTGATGCGGAAATTTACAACCTTTACGCCGCAGATTTACCCTGCAACGGTATTGCTGGCGTTTTCGTTCTCAGCCATCGTCGGGGTATTTTTTGGATTCTATCCTGCCAGAAAGGCAGCCATGTTGAACCCGATTGAAGCGTTGAGATATGAATAGAGAAAATTCCAATACACAAAAAACAAATCTCAAATAAATTTCAATTTCAAAATGCCAATGAATCAAACAAACATGAGCAAACCAGGTTTCTACCACAAAGCTGGTTTGTACCGCAAAAGCTCGATGCCACTCTGTTTGAAATTTTGAATTTGAGACTTGAATATTATTTGTGATTTGATTTTTGGGATTTGTTATTTTTTGAATGAGGACAATGAATATGAAATGGAAAATGAATTTTACTTTGATAATAATCTTGTCAATCATCGATCTGGCTGTGGCCCAACAGGCGAGCGAAAAATTGACCTTGGCCGAATGCATCCAGTTGGCATGGAAAAATAATCCTTCACTTCAGCAGAGCGGAATTTCCGTCGAACAGGCGCATCTTTCGACCAGGCAATCTTATTCCAATCTGTTCCCGTCGGTGGGCGTGAGCGCTGGCACTTCGAGCAGCAATAATAACCTGCCTGGTTCTGACTGGCAATCGCAATGGAGCGTCCAGGGATCAGTGGATCAGAGCCTTTATCGGCCAGGGATGTATTCCTTTGTTCAGTTATCGAAAGTGAATGAGAGAATCTCTCAAATTTCCAATGAAGATTTGAAGTCCCAGATTCGGCTGGCGGTGGAAAACTATTATTTCCAGATTTTGACATCGTACGCTTTGATCTCGGTTTACGAAGACAACATTCGCTTGGCCGCCGAGAATCTTGAGAAGATCAGGACGATGTACAAGCTTGGCGCCAAAACTGAATCCGATGTTCTGAAAGCCGAAGTCCAAAAAGGCGATTTCGAAGCGATGTTGCTTTCGGAACTGGAGCGACTGCAAAATTATAAACGATCATTGAATATCACCATGGGACGCTCCCCCAACATCGAATTTGAAGTCGAATATATCGCTGCTCAAGATGTCGACATCCCTGAATTGGAGATGGCCAAAAAACTTTTGCTGGAAAACAATCGGGAGTATCAAGCACTGAAGCAAAGTTTTAAATCACAGGAGATTGCTTTGAGGATTGCCCGAGAGGCGTATCTGCCCTCGCTCTCTGGTTATTACAGCCATTCGAGAAGCGGCCGATGGGCTAATAATGACCCATTGGTTTCCAATCAGGTCGGACTCCGAGCCAGCCTCGATCTTTTCACTGGATTCAATAAAAGCCTAAATGTGCAAAAAGAGCGCTTGAATTTGGAGAAAGCAAAGATTGATCTGGAGGCGAAGGAACGGGAGCTGATGGCCCAATTGACCAATTTGTACACCAGCCTGCAAACCTATAACAATTTGATTAAAATAGATGAGAAAAATGTCGAGTCATCGAAACGAGATCTTGAACTGGTGACGGCCCGCTATGCCGTGGGCGCCAGCACCATTTTGGATCAGATGAATGCCCAGGCCTCCCTGCTGCAATCGCAAAGTAGCTTGGTGAAGGATAAATATTCCAGAAAAATTATCGAATCCCAGATCAAGCAATTGTTAGCACAATTGTAGGACAGGATGGCATCCTGTCCCATAAGGGAGTTGTTGGGTTCTTATGGGACAGGATGACATCCTGTCCCACAAGCCGCAATTAATTTGATGGTCAGGTGTTTAACTATATTGCAAAAGCATCTATCTAAATCCAGGTAAACCCTGGCTAAAAAGCTAATATTCCGACCACAGAATTGGAACAACCACCAAAGCATTGTCCAGATTCTTTTCTGTGGGAGTTCCGATTCTGTGGTCAAAAAAATTTTTATTATTCAAAAAAGTTATTAACCTATCATTCTAATAATTTGAAAGGAACCAGCCATGAGATTCATCGCATTGTTTACAGTAGTAGTTTTGCTAATGAGCGCTTTTGTCGTTACTGCTCAAGAAACCAAGCCCAATTTCTCAGGCGAGTGGAAGCTGAACGCTGCCAAAAGCGATCAGCCCGAAGGTCCTGGCGGCCGACGAGGCCCGTTGGCGCCATCCAAAATGATCGTCGAGCAAAAAGAGAACCAACTGATCGTTGAAGTCTTTCGCAAAAATCGAGAAGGACAGGACGTTACAGACAAGTCCACCTACACGCTGGATGGCAAAAAATGTAAGAACGAGACCAATTGGGGCACCCGAGAGTCCACGGTCAACTGGTCCAAGGATGGAAAAACACTGATTATCCAATCCACCATGAAGATGTCCCGAGGCGACCGGGATTTCACCATGGAATCCACGGAAAAGTGGTCGCTGGATAAAAACGTGCTGACGGTCGAGACCACCCGTTCCACGCCCATTGGGGAACGGACCAGTAAGGCGGTTTATGAGAAGGTTGAAGGGAAGAAATAGCGCTGCGGTTGTTGAAATTTGACTTGGCATTCCAAGACCTAAACGAAATGGAGCCCATTCGGCAGTTAGCGGAAGGACTCCATTTTTTTTCGGGCGGGAATAAAACCTCAAATTCTGCTGTCTAATCATCGAATTACATCATTGTTGGGTTTAGCCTGCAGGTGAAAAACTATATTAATAAAACAAAACATCATAAGTTAATCACGAGAAAGGGAAAAGCAATGAGAAGAAAAATCATTTTTAGTGTCCTAGTTGCCAGCTTGGTGGTTGCAACTGGGCTGTTGGCTCAGCGTCCTGATCGCCTCATGCTTAAGAAACAAGAACGAAAGGCCATGCTTGATCTTACCGATGAGCAAGAAGCCAAGATTCGAGATCTGGAGCTAAAATTAGAAAAGGAAATTATGCCGCTCCGATCTCAAATTCCTGGCATTGAAGCCAATTTGAAACAAGAATTGGTGGCTAAGCAATTCAATCAGACAAGGGTCAAGAACCTGATCGAGCAGAAGGCAAAAATTGAATCGGAAATCGAGCTCAAGCAATTGCTGCATCAGCGGGCCATACGGGATTTGCTGACGCCTGAGCAACAGAAGAAATTTGATCTGCATGCTTTGAGAGGTGGCATGGGACGACACGGCATGCACCCGCTTCCATTGCGACCGCCAATGCCAGGTGGAGAAGTGCCGCAGCCAGAATCGGAAAAATAATCGAGATAAATCCTTCCGACTGTTAAGAAACTTCGGAAGGATTTTTTTATTAAAAACATGGGACTGCTGAGGCCAACAAAAAATATATTGAGCCTCTTTTCCCCACGGATGATGGAACTGATACGAATAAATAATAATTATCAGTATCAGACCAATTACCCCTTGAGAAAAATCCCTTGGGTTGTTTCAATCAGTTGGGAAAAAATTTAGGGGAAAATGGGAATATGAAATCCACATCCTTTGCCGTTATTTTCATGATGGCTTATTTAATTTCATCTTCAAAATCACTGGCGCAACAATATCTGTTCATCAACGAATTCATGGCCGAGAACGATAATTGCTGGATGGATCCAAGCGATCATCAATTCGATGATTGGATTGAAATATACAATGGTGGTTCAAGCCCAATTAATTTGGCAAATTATTTTTTGACGGACACCCCATTTCAACCAACTCGCTGGCCATTTCCCAACATTCCCATTGCACCAGGCGCATTCCTGCTCATCTGGGCGGATGAGGACAGCAACGCCACAGGGCTGCATGCCAATTTTAAATTGAATAAAGCAGGTGAATTCGTGGGGCTTTATTATCAATTGGGAACTGAAAATATTGCCATCGATACCTTGAGTTTTGGTCCACAAACAGCCAATATTTCTTTGGGTCGATTTCCAGATGGCAGCTTCAATTGGCGAATATTTGCTGCTCCCACGCCTGGCGCTCCCAATCGAATTTCACAGGACGATGATGCCAGCGCGATTGTTTTTGACGATAATCGAGTTCATAATTATGAATTGCATTTTTATATCCCAAATTGGTGTGATTCTTTGGCCTATTATTATGAATACGGCCAGCTCTACATGCCTGCCCAACTGATTTATGAAGGCTTTGTATTGGATAGCATTGGAGTCCGCTACAAGGGGAATTCGTCTTACAATGGCTCTCGCCGAACCCTGAAAAAGCCACTGAAATTCAAATTTGATAAATATAAAAAAAGCCAGACCCTGTTTGGCCTCAAGGAATTGAATTTCAGCAACTGCTTCAAAGACCCTAGCTTCATGCGGGAAAAAATTGGCTATGATATCATCGGGCGATATGTCCCAGCACCTCGGGCATGCTATTCCAATATTTATGTCGACGGGCAACTTCTCGGATTTTATGTGCAAGTGGAGCAAGTGGACAAAACCTTCCTCGCCAGGCATTTTGGTAATAATTCGGATAATCTATACAAAGCCACTGACAAAGGCAGCAATTTGGCTTATCTGGGGCCAGATAAGTCCAAATATAAAGCTGGCTTGGAATTGAAAACCAATGAGGATTTGGACGATTGGTCTGGCTTGCTTGTCATGCTCGAAAAGCTGAACAATACTCCAGCTTCGGTTTTTCAGGACACGATGGAAAAATGTCTGAATCTAGATCAGTGCTGCCGCTTGTTAGCGTTTGATATGGTGCTCTCCAATTTTGATAGCTATATAGGCTCGGGACGGAATTTTTATTTGTATGATGATTCGCTCTCAGGCCAATTCCAGATGATCCCCTGGGATTTGAATGAAACCTTTGGCGGCTATATCAACAACTGGAATATTTTCACCGTGGATATCGTGAACGTGCCCAATCTACCCCAGCGGCCGCTGATGCGAAGAATCATCGAAAACGAATTGCTCCGCCAGAATTATCTGTCCTACATCAAAGAGATGATGCTGGGGCCAGCTTCCAATGATTCGGTGGCGCTTATGGCCGATCGGCTTAAAGCGCTGATCGATCCCTACGTGCGGGCGGATAAGAACAAGCTGTATTCCTATCAAAATTTCTTAACCAATATCGAGACC
Above is a window of candidate division KSB1 bacterium DNA encoding:
- a CDS encoding ABC transporter permease; amino-acid sequence: MLRISNLLKAAFNSILKNKLRSILTALGIIIGVASVIVMIAIGKGASARIQAQITSLGTDMLMIRPSFTVRGGVNLGAGSFNRLTFDDVEKIKEQATLIKAISPMVRSGGQVIGGGKNWNTSIYGVSPDYLYIRNYELKSGEMFTERDERSSKKVAVLGKTVAEELFGDQDPVGEQIRINKTPFTVIGVLKEKGQSGMGGDQDDVVLAPSKTVLYRLKGGQYIDMIYVSAISKDQIYAAQTELTTIMRAAHRLQEGEDNDFDIRNQADIISMASSTSKTLTILLGSIAAVSLIVGGIGIMNIMLVSVTERTREIGIRLAVGARSSDILTQFLSESIVLSLIGGIIGTLLAFVVTFLMRKFTTFTPQIYPATVLLAFSFSAIVGVFFGFYPARKAAMLNPIEALRYE
- a CDS encoding TolC family protein, which produces MKWKMNFTLIIILSIIDLAVAQQASEKLTLAECIQLAWKNNPSLQQSGISVEQAHLSTRQSYSNLFPSVGVSAGTSSSNNNLPGSDWQSQWSVQGSVDQSLYRPGMYSFVQLSKVNERISQISNEDLKSQIRLAVENYYFQILTSYALISVYEDNIRLAAENLEKIRTMYKLGAKTESDVLKAEVQKGDFEAMLLSELERLQNYKRSLNITMGRSPNIEFEVEYIAAQDVDIPELEMAKKLLLENNREYQALKQSFKSQEIALRIAREAYLPSLSGYYSHSRSGRWANNDPLVSNQVGLRASLDLFTGFNKSLNVQKERLNLEKAKIDLEAKERELMAQLTNLYTSLQTYNNLIKIDEKNVESSKRDLELVTARYAVGASTILDQMNAQASLLQSQSSLVKDKYSRKIIESQIKQLLAQL
- a CDS encoding Spy/CpxP family protein refolding chaperone; this encodes MRRKIIFSVLVASLVVATGLLAQRPDRLMLKKQERKAMLDLTDEQEAKIRDLELKLEKEIMPLRSQIPGIEANLKQELVAKQFNQTRVKNLIEQKAKIESEIELKQLLHQRAIRDLLTPEQQKKFDLHALRGGMGRHGMHPLPLRPPMPGGEVPQPESEK
- a CDS encoding CotH kinase family protein, with the protein product MKSTSFAVIFMMAYLISSSKSLAQQYLFINEFMAENDNCWMDPSDHQFDDWIEIYNGGSSPINLANYFLTDTPFQPTRWPFPNIPIAPGAFLLIWADEDSNATGLHANFKLNKAGEFVGLYYQLGTENIAIDTLSFGPQTANISLGRFPDGSFNWRIFAAPTPGAPNRISQDDDASAIVFDDNRVHNYELHFYIPNWCDSLAYYYEYGQLYMPAQLIYEGFVLDSIGVRYKGNSSYNGSRRTLKKPLKFKFDKYKKSQTLFGLKELNFSNCFKDPSFMREKIGYDIIGRYVPAPRACYSNIYVDGQLLGFYVQVEQVDKTFLARHFGNNSDNLYKATDKGSNLAYLGPDKSKYKAGLELKTNEDLDDWSGLLVMLEKLNNTPASVFQDTMEKCLNLDQCCRLLAFDMVLSNFDSYIGSGRNFYLYDDSLSGQFQMIPWDLNETFGGYINNWNIFTVDIVNVPNLPQRPLMRRIIENELLRQNYLSYIKEMMLGPASNDSVALMADRLKALIDPYVRADKNKLYSYQNFLTNIETDVMVEMNMPVPGIKSFSKRRNENLKNQLDKYLQTEVLSENSNRSSFALRQNYPNPFNTSTIIAVSLSRPAEVKLEIFDLLGKKVATIFAGKLSAGEHKFQWQAAGLSSGIYSCTLQSGSERKVIKTLLLK